In Panacibacter ginsenosidivorans, the following proteins share a genomic window:
- a CDS encoding darcynin family protein — protein sequence MKYQILLLLKATSKWMGLSKAYRDKVFTDVVYPLFLNYTADLQIQVFSTEAFHASVSDVINIETENMEEYYHFLQQLKSSRIFSEEYFELQDVIVGMENGFRKFNDDAKKNKSFVMN from the coding sequence ATGAAATACCAGATTTTATTGCTGTTGAAAGCAACATCAAAATGGATGGGATTATCTAAAGCATACAGGGACAAAGTGTTTACAGATGTAGTATATCCATTATTTCTAAATTACACTGCTGATCTTCAAATACAGGTTTTCAGCACAGAAGCATTTCATGCATCTGTATCAGATGTGATCAATATTGAAACAGAAAATATGGAAGAATATTATCACTTTTTGCAGCAATTAAAAAGCTCAAGAATTTTCAGTGAAGAATATTTTGAATTGCAGGATGTTATTGTTGGAATGGAAAATGGTTTCAGAAAATTTAATGATGATGCAAAGAAGAACAAAAGTTTTGTGATGAATTGA
- the rfbA gene encoding glucose-1-phosphate thymidylyltransferase RfbA produces the protein MKGIILAGGSGTRLYPITKAISKQIMPIYDKPMIYYPLSVLMLAGIKDILIITTPDDSAQFQKLLGDGSAVGCNFTYAVQAVPNGLAQAFVIGEKFIGNDKVALILGDNIFYGSGFSKLVQSFNDIDGAAIFAYEVNDPERYGVVEFDKDFKALSIEEKPKQPKSNYAVPGLYFYDNEVVSIAKNIAPSARGEYEITDVNKVYLERKRLKVGVMNRGVAWLDTGTFESLADASEFVRVIEKRQSQKVGCIEEVAYRMGFIDHAQLMNLAKLYEKSGYGEYLRRIKL, from the coding sequence ATGAAAGGAATTATTCTTGCAGGCGGTTCCGGCACGCGCCTTTACCCGATTACTAAAGCCATCAGTAAACAGATCATGCCTATCTATGATAAGCCCATGATCTATTATCCGTTATCTGTGCTGATGCTGGCAGGAATTAAAGATATTCTTATCATCACCACACCTGATGATTCAGCACAATTTCAGAAGCTGCTTGGCGATGGAAGCGCTGTTGGGTGCAACTTTACTTATGCGGTGCAGGCTGTGCCCAACGGACTTGCACAGGCATTTGTAATTGGGGAGAAATTTATTGGTAATGATAAGGTAGCATTGATACTGGGCGATAATATTTTTTATGGATCAGGCTTTAGCAAATTGGTTCAGTCATTTAATGATATTGATGGCGCAGCCATTTTTGCTTATGAAGTAAATGATCCTGAAAGATATGGAGTGGTTGAGTTTGACAAAGATTTTAAAGCGTTGTCTATTGAAGAAAAACCCAAACAACCAAAGTCAAATTATGCAGTTCCGGGTTTATATTTTTACGATAATGAGGTAGTGAGTATTGCAAAAAATATTGCACCGTCTGCACGTGGCGAATATGAAATTACAGATGTAAACAAAGTTTACCTGGAAAGAAAACGATTAAAGGTTGGTGTTATGAATCGAGGTGTGGCCTGGCTTGATACAGGAACATTCGAATCACTTGCAGATGCCAGTGAATTTGTGCGTGTGATTGAAAAAAGACAAAGCCAGAAAGTTGGGTGCATAGAGGAAGTAGCATACCGGATGGGATTTATTGATCATGCACAATTAATGAACCTTGCAAAGCTTTATGAGAAGAGCGGCTATGGTGAATATTTGAGAAGAATAAAGTTGTAA
- the rfbC gene encoding dTDP-4-dehydrorhamnose 3,5-epimerase, producing the protein MRIEETPLKDCYIIHDTVFEDSRGYFFESFNQQKFTALTGIANPFVQDNQSRSVRGVLRGLHFQRGEHAQAKLVRVLQGSVLDVAVDIRKDSPTFGKHFAMELSDTSKTQLYIPRGFAHGFIVLSDTAVFFYKCDNVYNKQSESGIIYNDPALGIDWKLDEASLLLSEKDKVNPLLKDITETL; encoded by the coding sequence ATGAGAATTGAGGAAACACCACTTAAAGATTGTTACATTATTCATGACACCGTTTTTGAGGACAGCCGTGGTTATTTTTTTGAGAGTTTTAACCAGCAAAAATTTACAGCGCTTACAGGAATAGCAAATCCTTTTGTACAAGACAATCAATCACGCTCAGTTCGTGGTGTATTGCGTGGTCTGCATTTTCAGCGGGGAGAACATGCGCAGGCAAAACTGGTGCGTGTATTGCAAGGCTCAGTGTTAGACGTTGCTGTTGATATAAGAAAAGATTCGCCAACATTCGGAAAACATTTTGCAATGGAATTGTCTGACACATCGAAGACACAATTGTATATACCACGTGGGTTTGCGCATGGATTTATTGTATTGAGCGATACTGCTGTTTTTTTTTATAAATGTGATAATGTTTACAACAAGCAATCTGAAAGTGGTATTATTTATAACGACCCGGCTTTGGGTATTGACTGGAAACTTGATGAAGCCTCTTTATTACTAAGTGAAAAAGATAAAGTAAATCCTTTATTAAAAGACATTACTGAAACTTTATAA
- the rfbB gene encoding dTDP-glucose 4,6-dehydratase translates to MQKSILITGGAGFIGSHVVRLFVTKYPEYKIVNLDALTYAGNLENLTDIEHSSNYVFEKVNILEPEKLKEIFQKHAITDVIHLAAESHVDRSILSPMDFIYTNIIGTVNLLQTAKDFWKDNLSAHRFHHVSTDEVYGTLGNEGFFTETTAYSPNSPYSASKASSDHFVRAYGETYGIPFVITNCSNNYGPNHFPEKLIPLFINNIINNKPLPVYGKGENTRDWLYVIDHARAIDTVFHKAANHATYNVGGFNEWKNLDLVKLLIRLMDEKLGRPSGTSEALITYVKDRPGHDLRYAIDATKINKELGWSPSVTFEEGLSATIDWYLANTEWLQHVTSGNYQKYYEEQYAVR, encoded by the coding sequence ATGCAGAAAAGTATACTTATAACTGGAGGAGCAGGATTTATTGGTTCTCATGTGGTAAGATTATTTGTAACCAAATATCCGGAATATAAAATCGTAAATCTCGATGCACTAACTTATGCAGGTAACCTGGAAAACTTAACAGATATTGAGCATAGCAGTAATTATGTTTTCGAAAAAGTAAATATTCTTGAGCCTGAAAAATTGAAAGAGATCTTTCAGAAACATGCAATAACAGATGTTATTCATCTTGCTGCAGAATCTCATGTTGATCGCTCCATTCTTTCTCCAATGGATTTTATTTATACCAACATTATTGGTACAGTAAATCTTTTGCAAACAGCCAAGGATTTTTGGAAAGACAATTTATCTGCTCATCGTTTTCACCATGTATCAACCGATGAAGTGTATGGCACGTTAGGTAATGAAGGCTTCTTTACAGAAACAACAGCGTATTCGCCAAACTCTCCATACTCTGCAAGTAAAGCATCATCCGATCACTTTGTAAGAGCATATGGAGAGACTTATGGAATTCCATTTGTAATTACCAATTGCAGTAACAATTATGGCCCTAATCACTTTCCTGAAAAGTTGATTCCTTTATTCATCAACAATATCATCAATAATAAACCCCTGCCTGTTTATGGTAAAGGTGAGAATACAAGAGACTGGTTGTATGTAATAGATCATGCAAGAGCTATTGATACGGTTTTTCATAAAGCAGCAAATCATGCTACCTATAATGTTGGTGGTTTTAATGAATGGAAAAATCTTGATCTTGTTAAACTGCTTATCAGACTAATGGATGAAAAATTAGGCAGGCCATCAGGCACAAGTGAAGCATTGATCACTTATGTAAAAGACAGGCCTGGCCATGATCTCCGTTATGCGATAGATGCAACAAAGATTAATAAAGAACTGGGCTGGTCTCCATCTGTTACATTTGAAGAAGGATTAAGCGCCACTATAGACTGGTATCTTGCAAACACAGAATGGTTGCAACATGTTACAAGCGGTAATTACCAGAAATATTATGAAGAACAGTATGCAGTAAGATGA
- a CDS encoding NAD-dependent epimerase gives MTILVTGTAGFIGFHVANRLLKEGHEVIGIDCLNTYYDVTLKHSRLAQAGINSSIVQYNTACNGISCYTFYQVQLEDKNVLTQIFNNHKPEVVVHLAAQAGVRYSLINPDAYISSNIVAFTNILECCRQFSIKHLVYASSSSVYGLNDTIPFSTDQNVDHPISLYAASKKSNELMAHTYSYLFNLPTTGLRFFTVYGPWGRPDMALFIFTKAILEDKPIKVFNHGNMQRDFTYVDDIVEGIVRVMHHVPQRNDQWQQSNSDVSSSSAPYKIYNIGNNAPVLLTDFIIAIENELGKKAIKELLPLQPGDVPATYADVSDLVRDVGYKPNTTVKEGVQKFIDWYKKYYHIN, from the coding sequence ATGACGATCCTTGTTACAGGCACCGCAGGTTTTATTGGCTTTCATGTTGCCAACCGTCTTTTAAAAGAAGGTCATGAAGTAATTGGCATTGATTGCCTGAACACTTATTATGATGTAACATTAAAGCATAGCCGTCTTGCACAGGCAGGCATCAACTCTTCAATTGTTCAGTATAACACTGCATGCAACGGTATAAGCTGTTATACATTTTACCAGGTTCAGCTGGAAGATAAAAATGTGTTAACACAGATATTTAATAACCACAAACCTGAAGTAGTGGTGCATCTTGCAGCACAGGCGGGTGTGCGTTACAGCCTGATAAATCCTGATGCCTATATCAGCAGTAATATTGTTGCCTTTACGAATATCCTGGAGTGTTGCCGCCAGTTCAGCATAAAACATCTTGTGTATGCAAGCAGTTCAAGTGTGTATGGATTGAATGACACTATTCCATTTTCCACTGATCAAAATGTAGATCATCCGATTTCATTGTATGCTGCAAGTAAGAAGAGTAATGAACTGATGGCGCATACTTACAGTTATCTTTTCAATTTGCCCACAACAGGTTTGCGTTTCTTTACGGTATATGGTCCGTGGGGCAGGCCCGATATGGCTTTATTCATTTTTACAAAAGCAATCCTTGAAGACAAGCCTATCAAGGTTTTTAATCATGGAAATATGCAACGCGATTTTACTTATGTTGATGATATTGTTGAAGGTATAGTTCGTGTTATGCATCATGTGCCGCAAAGAAATGATCAATGGCAGCAAAGCAATTCAGATGTTTCCTCATCAAGTGCGCCGTATAAGATCTATAATATTGGCAATAACGCACCGGTGCTGTTAACAGATTTTATTATAGCTATCGAAAATGAATTGGGCAAAAAGGCTATCAAAGAATTATTGCCATTACAGCCAGGAGATGTGCCTGCAACCTATGCAGATGTAAGCGATCTTGTACGGGATGTTGGCTACAAACCAAACACAACTGTTAAAGAAGGTGTTCAAAAATTTATTGATTGGTATAAAAAATATTATCATATAAATTAG
- a CDS encoding glycosyltransferase family 4 protein → MIACYINKPSAIKKTLVIITNRLVIGGITNDVISLAQYLKSDFDIKILYGEKEPDEKEARHLIKDEEGITFKKVPSLKKSISLFADIKAYRMLSKHIKDSGCDIVHTHGSKSGFLGRLAAYKNKVPCIVHTFHGHVFHSYYSSVTSWFIIKFERWMAGITTKIVAIGSEQQNELANIYKIAPPEKLATIYLGVDKCQFENNITDDLYSIRQRYNFPANTIAVGIIGRMVAIKNFDLFAEVAHKILTSHSGKMVKFFIVGDGEQKEKVQYQLEKLNIQWCTTKDYFPEAQIIFTSWIYSVSSILKELDIVMLTSRNEGTPLSLIEAQFCGKPVIATDAGGVRDTFIDNQSGFLIPQNDVEMFVEKLSLLVNDRSLREEMGKRAAVFAQSKFSKSAEVENTKQLYNDCKNPFHT, encoded by the coding sequence ATTATAGCTTGCTATATAAATAAGCCCTCTGCCATTAAAAAGACTTTAGTAATAATAACCAATCGCCTGGTAATAGGTGGCATTACAAACGATGTGATTTCACTGGCTCAGTATTTAAAAAGTGATTTCGATATAAAGATTTTATATGGTGAGAAAGAGCCAGATGAAAAAGAAGCAAGGCATCTTATAAAAGATGAAGAAGGTATTACTTTCAAAAAGGTTCCTTCACTTAAAAAAAGCATCAGCCTGTTTGCAGATATAAAAGCTTACAGAATGTTGTCAAAGCATATAAAGGATTCGGGTTGCGATATTGTTCATACGCATGGATCAAAGTCCGGGTTCCTAGGCAGGCTTGCAGCATATAAAAATAAAGTACCTTGTATCGTACATACTTTTCATGGCCATGTTTTTCACTCTTATTATAGCTCAGTTACTTCCTGGTTTATTATAAAATTTGAAAGATGGATGGCGGGTATTACTACAAAAATTGTTGCCATCGGAAGCGAGCAGCAAAACGAACTTGCAAATATTTATAAAATAGCGCCTCCGGAAAAACTTGCAACAATCTATCTTGGTGTTGATAAATGCCAGTTTGAAAATAATATTACAGATGACCTTTATTCAATTAGACAGCGCTATAATTTTCCTGCCAACACAATTGCTGTGGGAATAATTGGCCGTATGGTTGCAATAAAGAACTTTGACCTGTTTGCAGAAGTAGCGCATAAAATTTTAACTTCACACTCAGGAAAGATGGTTAAATTTTTTATTGTAGGTGATGGTGAACAAAAAGAAAAAGTACAATACCAGCTTGAAAAACTCAACATACAATGGTGCACTACAAAAGATTATTTTCCTGAGGCACAAATAATATTTACATCGTGGATATATTCTGTAAGCAGTATATTAAAGGAACTGGATATTGTGATGCTTACTTCAAGAAACGAGGGTACTCCATTATCATTAATAGAAGCTCAATTTTGCGGAAAACCTGTAATAGCAACTGACGCAGGTGGTGTAAGAGATACTTTCATCGATAACCAATCTGGCTTTTTAATTCCACAAAATGATGTAGAAATGTTTGTAGAAAAACTAAGTTTGCTTGTCAATGATAGATCATTGCGTGAAGAAATGGGAAAGAGAGCAGCAGTATTTGCGCAATCAAAATTTTCCAAGAGCGCCGAAGTAGAAAATACAAAACAATTGTACAACGATTGTAAAAACCCTTTTCATACATGA
- a CDS encoding glycosyltransferase, producing MSEQTHSAKQVIVISGVNLTEGGPLSILKDAANNFVTHFISGYILVLLVNKKSLLDDICFDPRVEIQEYKYPKRSWLLRLWFEYIHCWFISRKIKPFIWLALHDMTPNVKCANRIVYCHNPAPFYKPGLREILLEKSLLFFKLFYGLFYYININKNKFVIVQQEWIRREFEYRYKIKNTIVSYPNVQMDVDKSESVYSAGRSFCFLYPSLPRVFKNFEVLLAAAEILKKSKYNFEIILTFDGSENKYASMLRKKYAHLSCIKFTGIQKRNELINLYNIASCIVFASRMETWGLPISEAKLFNKPILVADLQYAHETVGDYDKACFFDAGDAVALASLMENAMNGSLQYHKPCYTKPLQPFVQSWKELYELILSDKSQGNIDAGYKLSTIYDA from the coding sequence ATGAGCGAACAAACCCATTCTGCAAAACAGGTAATAGTAATTTCGGGTGTTAACCTGACAGAAGGAGGTCCGCTTAGCATTTTAAAAGATGCCGCAAATAATTTTGTTACACATTTTATTTCAGGATATATATTGGTACTCCTGGTTAATAAAAAAAGCTTACTTGATGATATTTGTTTTGATCCACGTGTAGAGATACAGGAATATAAATATCCAAAACGATCATGGTTGCTACGTTTGTGGTTCGAATACATTCATTGTTGGTTCATCTCAAGAAAGATAAAACCCTTTATATGGCTTGCATTGCATGATATGACTCCAAACGTAAAGTGTGCAAACAGGATTGTTTATTGTCACAACCCGGCGCCGTTTTATAAGCCGGGGTTGCGTGAAATATTATTAGAAAAATCCCTACTTTTTTTTAAACTCTTTTATGGGTTGTTTTATTATATAAATATTAATAAAAACAAATTTGTAATTGTACAACAGGAATGGATCAGGCGTGAATTTGAATATAGGTATAAAATAAAAAATACAATCGTATCATATCCGAATGTTCAAATGGATGTTGACAAAAGTGAATCTGTATATTCTGCCGGCAGAAGCTTTTGTTTTTTATATCCTTCCTTACCAAGAGTGTTTAAGAACTTCGAAGTGCTTCTTGCAGCAGCAGAAATACTGAAAAAATCGAAATACAATTTTGAAATAATATTGACTTTTGACGGATCGGAAAATAAGTACGCTTCGATGCTGAGAAAAAAGTATGCTCATTTATCCTGCATAAAATTTACAGGCATTCAAAAAAGAAATGAATTAATAAACTTATACAACATTGCTTCGTGTATAGTATTCGCTTCAAGAATGGAAACCTGGGGCTTACCAATAAGTGAGGCCAAATTATTTAATAAGCCTATACTTGTTGCAGACCTGCAATATGCGCACGAAACAGTTGGAGATTATGATAAGGCATGTTTCTTTGATGCTGGTGATGCTGTCGCACTGGCATCATTAATGGAAAATGCTATGAATGGCTCTTTGCAATATCACAAACCCTGTTATACAAAACCTCTGCAACCATTCGTACAATCATGGAAAGAATTATATGAATTAATCCTTTCGGATAAATCGCAGGGTAATATTGATGCCGGTTATAAATTGTCAACCATATATGATGCATAA
- a CDS encoding glycosyltransferase family 2 protein yields MQKIDLTISVVLYKNPHWEIEKLISCIIQTGLNYKLFLIDNSPTDFLRIFALTKNTEYFFNNRNVGFGKGQNIAIDKALGQSKYHLILNPDISFNNGTLENIYTFMEQHQDVGQVMPKICYQDGSNQKLCKLLPHPIDLIGRRFFYNLYSLSKRSKAYELNGFTYDKMLDTPALSGCFMFVRTAVLKDVRGFDTRYFMYMEDIDLTRRISRISKTVFYPGAIVIHAFNRGSYSNPILLKYHIISAIKYFYKWGWFCDSERAVLNKKILLQLQG; encoded by the coding sequence ATGCAAAAAATTGATCTTACCATATCAGTTGTTCTTTATAAAAATCCACATTGGGAAATTGAAAAACTAATTTCCTGTATTATTCAAACGGGTTTAAACTATAAACTTTTTCTGATAGATAACTCACCAACAGATTTTTTACGAATTTTTGCTTTAACAAAGAACACAGAATATTTTTTCAACAATAGGAATGTTGGATTTGGAAAAGGGCAAAATATTGCTATTGATAAAGCACTTGGGCAAAGTAAATATCATCTTATTTTAAACCCTGATATAAGTTTCAATAATGGCACGCTTGAAAATATTTACACTTTTATGGAGCAACATCAGGATGTGGGACAAGTAATGCCAAAAATTTGTTATCAGGATGGCAGCAATCAGAAGTTATGCAAATTATTGCCTCACCCGATTGACCTTATAGGCAGACGTTTTTTTTATAACCTCTACTCGTTATCAAAGCGCAGTAAAGCTTATGAATTAAATGGGTTCACTTATGACAAAATGCTTGATACCCCAGCTTTATCTGGTTGTTTTATGTTTGTTAGAACCGCTGTTTTAAAAGATGTTCGTGGTTTTGATACACGTTATTTTATGTATATGGAAGATATTGACCTTACCAGGAGAATAAGTAGGATATCTAAAACAGTTTTTTATCCTGGTGCTATCGTAATACATGCATTTAACAGGGGATCCTATTCAAACCCCATACTTTTGAAATATCATATCATATCAGCTATTAAATATTTTTATAAATGGGGTTGGTTTTGTGATAGTGAAAGGGCAGTGCTAAACAAAAAAATTTTATTGCAGTTGCAGGGATGA
- a CDS encoding glycosyltransferase family 2 protein: MKVSIITAAFNSESTIRDTLQCITEQDYPEIEHIIVDGKSTDNTISVVKAFPHVAKIISEPDKGIYDAMNKGISIASGEIVGILNSDDIYTHSNVISKVAEIFKDSSVMALYADLQYVAANDLNKVLRSWKSGPFKRKNFYYGWMPPHPAFFVRKEMYNKYGLFNTSLRSAADYELMLRFLVKHEVTPVYLPEVIVKMRNGGISNANLRNRWRANREDNMAWKFNELKPYFFTVYLKPLRKISQFLVR, translated from the coding sequence ATGAAAGTATCTATCATTACGGCTGCATTCAATAGTGAATCTACCATAAGGGATACTCTGCAATGCATTACAGAACAGGACTACCCGGAAATTGAGCATATTATTGTTGATGGAAAATCGACAGACAATACAATTTCTGTGGTAAAAGCTTTTCCGCATGTAGCAAAAATAATTTCTGAGCCGGATAAAGGAATTTATGATGCAATGAATAAAGGAATTTCAATTGCTTCGGGCGAAATTGTAGGTATACTTAATTCGGATGATATTTATACACACTCGAATGTAATTTCGAAAGTAGCTGAAATTTTTAAAGACAGTTCTGTAATGGCACTCTATGCCGATTTACAATATGTTGCTGCCAATGATTTAAACAAGGTGCTACGTTCATGGAAGTCTGGCCCCTTTAAGCGCAAAAATTTTTACTATGGGTGGATGCCTCCACATCCTGCATTTTTTGTCAGGAAAGAGATGTATAATAAATATGGCTTATTCAATACTTCTCTTAGAAGCGCTGCTGATTACGAATTAATGTTGCGCTTTCTGGTTAAACACGAAGTAACACCTGTTTACTTACCGGAGGTAATAGTTAAAATGCGTAATGGTGGCATAAGCAACGCAAACTTAAGGAACAGGTGGAGAGCCAACAGGGAAGATAATATGGCGTGGAAGTTTAATGAACTGAAACCCTATTTCTTTACCGTCTATTTAAAGCCACTAAGAAAAATCTCTCAATTTTTAGTTAGATAG
- a CDS encoding glycosyltransferase — MPHAEISIVIATYNGEKHIKAQLGSILHQINDNTEVVISDNGSTDNTVQMINAFNDPRIKLLQNLEKKGSTNNFEFGLQHTTGNIIFLADQDDIWLENKFNTCLEKLKQYDLVVTNCKVVDDQLNVLYPSFFELNNSGKGIVRNLKKNAYLGCCLAFKREVLNISMPFPQGIEIYPMHDIWIGFVADCFFSTYFIDTPLLLYRRHQNNISTASNKSPFSFTRKLNFRWRIVKYFPLILSRYWKVKFGKKKN; from the coding sequence ATGCCCCACGCGGAGATATCAATAGTAATTGCAACATACAATGGAGAGAAACATATAAAAGCCCAATTAGGTTCTATTCTGCATCAAATAAATGACAATACGGAAGTTGTTATATCCGATAACGGATCGACAGATAACACGGTTCAAATGATTAATGCATTTAATGATCCAAGGATTAAGCTATTACAAAATCTTGAAAAAAAAGGAAGCACCAATAATTTTGAATTCGGTTTACAGCATACCACCGGAAATATAATATTTCTTGCAGACCAGGATGATATATGGCTGGAAAATAAATTTAACACCTGTCTTGAAAAGCTTAAGCAGTACGACCTCGTTGTAACAAACTGTAAAGTTGTAGACGATCAGTTAAATGTGTTGTATCCCTCTTTTTTTGAACTCAATAATTCGGGAAAGGGAATAGTAAGAAATCTTAAAAAAAATGCTTACCTGGGATGTTGTCTTGCATTTAAACGTGAGGTGTTGAATATTTCAATGCCGTTTCCGCAAGGGATAGAAATATATCCGATGCACGATATATGGATTGGGTTTGTTGCTGACTGCTTTTTTTCAACATATTTTATTGATACGCCATTACTTTTATACAGGCGGCATCAAAATAATATTTCTACGGCATCAAACAAATCTCCGTTTTCCTTTACACGTAAACTTAATTTCAGATGGCGAATAGTTAAATATTTCCCTTTGATATTGTCAAGGTATTGGAAGGTAAAATTTGGGAAAAAGAAAAACTAA
- a CDS encoding beta-galactosidase trimerization domain-containing protein, with translation MKKNLRKKHRIYNLLFCLLSIISTVSFAQAPAERFAGVHFDFHAKETDSNIGKSFTQAMADSFLQLVKPDFIQIDCKGHPGYSSYPTSVGNAAPNISNDLMKIWSDATKQNHVGLYAHYSGLLDARALKQNPSWAITNSDSSKENVISPLSNYSDEIMIPQLKELALKYKIDGAWIDGDCWAVKTDYSSSLINAFKTKYANTKIPVKQGDAHYADWIQLNRECYIKYFSHYVETVHKYRPDFKIINNWAFSAYMPEKVDVNVDFLSGDIRGNTPYDAAFEGRCMAAKGKPWDLMTWSQVNRNNKMVTKSYRQMAQEAANTIALGGGFQTYWPQRRDGSLPSEHFKLMADIISFCKQRKEYTFKGNIVPQVGLLFSDEIWKNVLITDHLYAETGLGYFRQVFKILSDAQYSTDVLMYYDLDKRLSSYPAIVVPLWSSLSPSVIKSLINYANNGGNLLVIGANAVKQFASVCNVTLVGNPLRTADVKLSLDSSAAFKTDLQPASVKSGNAEVVGNIKNGSAANYPAATIHNIGKGKIGLIYFDPKNLYGDEHVTMVKEFTATVLAKMYNNPVVTIKNAPSVEQVVTTKNNHLFIHLINMSGNESAYDNPMKIPAFHVVVNRPAKPSSIVLQPEKINPEYTYKNGKLDIVIPGLDIYSILQID, from the coding sequence ATGAAAAAAAACCTTAGAAAAAAACACCGGATATATAACTTACTCTTTTGTTTGCTTAGCATTATATCCACTGTAAGCTTTGCGCAAGCACCTGCAGAGCGTTTTGCAGGTGTACATTTTGATTTTCATGCGAAAGAAACGGATAGCAATATAGGTAAGTCTTTTACGCAGGCCATGGCAGATTCTTTTTTGCAGCTTGTTAAACCTGATTTTATCCAGATAGATTGCAAAGGACATCCAGGCTATAGCAGTTATCCAACATCGGTAGGAAATGCCGCTCCAAATATTAGCAATGATCTAATGAAAATATGGAGTGATGCTACAAAGCAAAATCATGTAGGCTTATATGCACATTACTCAGGATTGCTTGATGCACGTGCATTAAAACAAAATCCTTCATGGGCCATAACTAATTCCGACAGCTCAAAAGAAAATGTTATTTCACCATTGAGCAACTACAGTGATGAAATAATGATTCCTCAACTAAAAGAACTTGCATTAAAATACAAAATTGATGGTGCATGGATTGATGGTGATTGCTGGGCTGTAAAAACAGATTATTCATCATCTTTAATAAATGCATTTAAAACAAAATATGCAAACACTAAAATACCTGTAAAACAGGGAGACGCTCATTATGCAGACTGGATACAATTAAACAGGGAATGCTACATAAAATATTTCTCGCACTATGTAGAAACTGTTCATAAATACAGGCCCGATTTTAAGATCATTAATAACTGGGCCTTTAGTGCTTACATGCCCGAAAAGGTAGATGTAAATGTAGATTTTTTATCAGGAGACATTCGCGGCAACACTCCATATGATGCAGCTTTTGAAGGCAGATGTATGGCTGCAAAAGGAAAGCCTTGGGACCTTATGACATGGTCACAGGTAAACCGCAATAATAAAATGGTTACCAAATCATACAGGCAAATGGCGCAGGAAGCAGCAAATACAATTGCTTTAGGCGGCGGTTTTCAAACATATTGGCCGCAGAGAAGAGATGGTTCTTTGCCTTCAGAACATTTTAAATTAATGGCAGATATTATTAGCTTTTGCAAACAAAGAAAAGAATACACTTTTAAAGGGAACATCGTTCCACAGGTGGGTTTGCTTTTTTCTGATGAGATATGGAAAAATGTTTTGATCACAGATCATTTATATGCTGAAACAGGTTTAGGTTATTTCAGACAGGTATTTAAAATACTTTCAGATGCTCAGTACAGCACAGATGTTCTCATGTACTACGACCTGGACAAAAGGTTGTCTTCTTATCCTGCAATCGTTGTTCCACTATGGAGCAGCCTAAGTCCGTCTGTTATTAAAAGCCTTATTAACTATGCAAACAATGGTGGCAACCTTTTGGTAATAGGCGCTAATGCTGTAAAGCAATTTGCATCTGTTTGTAATGTTACCCTTGTAGGAAATCCTCTTAGAACTGCAGATGTTAAATTGTCATTGGATTCATCTGCGGCATTTAAAACAGATCTGCAACCGGCATCTGTTAAAAGTGGTAATGCAGAAGTAGTAGGAAATATAAAAAATGGTTCAGCAGCAAATTATCCTGCCGCTACAATTCATAACATCGGTAAAGGAAAGATTGGATTAATATATTTTGATCCAAAAAATTTATATGGAGATGAGCATGTAACAATGGTAAAAGAATTTACTGCTACTGTTCTTGCAAAGATGTACAACAACCCTGTTGTTACTATAAAAAATGCACCTTCTGTTGAACAGGTAGTTACTACAAAAAACAATCATTTATTTATTCATCTCATAAACATGAGCGGTAACGAATCTGCTTATGATAACCCAATGAAAATACCAGCATTCCATGTAGTGGTAAATCGGCCTGCAAAACCTTCTTCTATTGTGTTGCAGCCTGAAAAAATAAATCCTGAATATACTTATAAGAACGGTAAACTTGATATTGTGATTCCCGGGCTGGATATTTATTCAATCCTACAGATAGATTAA